In a genomic window of Gigantopelta aegis isolate Gae_Host chromosome 9, Gae_host_genome, whole genome shotgun sequence:
- the LOC121381129 gene encoding uncharacterized protein LOC121381129 isoform X3: protein MASTLTEDHLTCTICYSPFCEPKTLQCLHSFCHNCIQQYINHAAKVRGFPCPVCREITMPPDSMQPKCQWASQLKTDFKLKGILEAVNQIEKDFTSTGNVCLTGSDESGDDLDDRTSQLKKLISVSDQLKASVTVLREQIDKREGTLHKMEEDKGIAEAGIKCTANAIIEEILTKEGNLLETLWMTYDDHKVEIEQQIQDRQEILVEVQDSLGLVDRLLSPGSEYATGEYLPQLLNQQEDAAEFLAQCSHSDVPSSVDFTFIPNPSFKETVIDTKLGVLRLIGPSGRLLSPIPSNNVTISSGLSFRSVSPFPDTDSPVPSEEPSQAGFSPGLLRIPEVSDNRSLYSSNNRIDAFGRESPTVSLSVDRVMLQKVLSTRLHEDENVPYPCGMVVLDDSNDRTVIVVVDSDNECVKSFYDENGQEKNHRLKLDNASLCIAKLSSDKVAVGVLSFKICIISVSPELNIISTIDTESVYDSLAVLKKQEKLFSFINISHTTVFTAKDSKIECFTFKDGKLKNPVKLNPSFTLSRITSLCATPSGDIIVCDANLGSVYCMKLSGDARWHYQQTDDLDNGSRTSAPTSVACDKQGNVYLVSKENHTIVKVAPMGDENQVVATRQTVQSPVAIAIGSNGQLFVLQQNGDLKFMTIS, encoded by the exons ATGGCGTCGACTCTGACAGAGGATCACCTGACGTGCACGATCTGCTACAGTCCGTTCTGTGAGCCCAAGACGCTGCAGTGTCTCCACAGCTTCTGTCACAACTGCATTCAGCAGTACATCAACCACGCCGCCAAGGTGCGCGGCTTCCCGTGTCCGGTTTGCAGGGAGATCACCATGCCACCAGACTCCATGCAGCCGAAATGCCAGTGGGCCAGTCAGCTCAAGACTGACTTCAAACTGAAGGGCATTCTCGAAGCTGTAAATCAGATTGAGAAAG ACTTTACGTCCACTGGCAATGTGTGCCTGACTGGTTCAGATGAGTCTGGAGATGACCTAGATGACAGGACCAGTCAGCTGAAGAAACTGATTTCGGTATCTGACCAGCTCAAGGCATCAGTCACCGTCCTCAGAGAGCAGATAGACAAAAGAGAGGGAACTCTTCACAAAATGGAAGAGGACAAGGGGATTGCCGAAGCCGGCATCAAGTGTACAGCAAACGCTATCATCGAAGAGATCCTCACCAAGGAAGGGAATCTGCTGGAGACCCTGTGGATGACGTATGATGATCACAAGGTGGAGATAGAGCAACAGATCCAAGACAGACAGGAGATTCTGGTGGAAGTGCAGGATTCGCTGg GACTTGTGGACCGACTCTTGTCACCAGGTTCTGAATATGCGACAGGAGAATACCTTCCACAGTTGCTGAACCAACAAGAGGACGCAGCAGAATTCCTCGCTCAGTGTTCGCATTCTGACGTGCCATCATCCGTGGATTTTACCTTCATACCAAACCCGTCCTTCAAAGAGACTGTTATAGACACAAAACTCGGCGTGTTGAGACTGATCGGGCCCTCGGGGCGTTTACTTTCGCCCATACCGTCCAACAATGTCACGATAAGTTCGGGTTTATCGTTCAGATCGGTGTCTCCTTTTCCTGACACTGACTCTCCAGTACCTTCTGAAGAACCATCACAAGCTGGATTTTCACCAGGTTTGCTAAGGATTCCCGAAGTGTCTGATAATAGGAGTCTGTACTCGTCTAATAACAGAATAGATGCCTTTGGCAGAGAATCTCCCACTGTGTCACTCTCGGTGGATCGTGTCATGCTACAGAAGGTCTTGTCAACAAGACTCCATGAAGATGAGAATGTGCCATACCCATGCGGCATGGTGGTACTCGACGATAGTAATGACAGGACTGTGATCGTGGTGGTGGACTCGGATAACGAATGTGTGAAGTCATTTTATGATGAAAACGGTCAGGAGAAAAACCATCGCTTGAAGCTGGACAATGCTTCACTTTGTATCGCCAAGCTTTCCTCTGATAAAGTGGCTGTCGGTGTTCTTTCCTTTAAAATATGCATCATCAGCGTTTCGCCAGAGCTGAACATTATCTCCACGATTGATACGGAGAGCGTGTACGACTCTCTGGCCGTCCTGAAGAAGCAGGAGAAACTGTTCAGCTTTATAAACATCTCACACACCACTGTGTTCACCGCAAAGGATTCCAAAATCGAATGCTTCACATTCAAGGACGGCAAGCTGAAAAACCCGGTCAAACTTAACCCATCTTTTACGTTATCCAGAATAACCTCCCTTTGCGCGACGCCATCTGGGGACATTATCGTCTGCGATGCCAACCTGGGATCGGTTTATTGCATGAAACTGTCCGGTGACGCCCGATGGCATTACCAACAGACCGACGACTTGGATAACGGATCTCGTACCTCGGCGCCGACCAGTGTGGCGTGCGACAAGCAGGGAAACGTTTACCTGGTGAGCAAAGAGAACcacaccattgtcaaagtggctccCATGGGAGATGAAAACCAGGTCGTGGCCACAAGGCAGACCGTGCAGAGTCCAGTGGCGATCGCCATTGGCAGTAATGGACAGCTGTTCGTGTTGCAGCAAAACGGAGACCTCAAATTCATGACCATATCGTaa
- the LOC121381129 gene encoding uncharacterized protein LOC121381129 isoform X2, with product MMASTLTEDHLTCTICYSPFCEPKTLQCLHSFCHNCIQQYINHAAKVRGFPCPVCREITMPPDSMQPKCQWASQLKTDFKLKGILEAVNQIEKDFTSTGNVCLTGSDESGDDLDDRTSQLKKLISVSDQLKASVTVLREQIDKREGTLHKMEEDKGIAEAGIKCTANAIIEEILTKEGNLLETLWMTYDDHKVEIEQQIQDRQEILVEVQDSLGLVDRLLSPGSEYATGEYLPQLLNQQEDAAEFLAQCSHSDVPSSVDFTFIPNPSFKETVIDTKLGVLRLIGPSGRLLSPIPSNNVTISSGLSFRSVSPFPDTDSPVPSEEPSQAGFSPGLLRIPEVSDNRSLYSSNNRIDAFGRESPTVSLSVDRVMLQKVLSTRLHEDENVPYPCGMVVLDDSNDRTVIVVVDSDNECVKSFYDENGQEKNHRLKLDNASLCIAKLSSDKVAVGVLSFKICIISVSPELNIISTIDTESVYDSLAVLKKQEKLFSFINISHTTVFTAKDSKIECFTFKDGKLKNPVKLNPSFTLSRITSLCATPSGDIIVCDANLGSVYCMKLSGDARWHYQQTDDLDNGSRTSAPTSVACDKQGNVYLVSKENHTIVKVAPMGDENQVVATRQTVQSPVAIAIGSNGQLFVLQQNGDLKFMTIS from the exons tGATGGCGTCGACTCTGACAGAGGATCACCTGACGTGCACGATCTGCTACAGTCCGTTCTGTGAGCCCAAGACGCTGCAGTGTCTCCACAGCTTCTGTCACAACTGCATTCAGCAGTACATCAACCACGCCGCCAAGGTGCGCGGCTTCCCGTGTCCGGTTTGCAGGGAGATCACCATGCCACCAGACTCCATGCAGCCGAAATGCCAGTGGGCCAGTCAGCTCAAGACTGACTTCAAACTGAAGGGCATTCTCGAAGCTGTAAATCAGATTGAGAAAG ACTTTACGTCCACTGGCAATGTGTGCCTGACTGGTTCAGATGAGTCTGGAGATGACCTAGATGACAGGACCAGTCAGCTGAAGAAACTGATTTCGGTATCTGACCAGCTCAAGGCATCAGTCACCGTCCTCAGAGAGCAGATAGACAAAAGAGAGGGAACTCTTCACAAAATGGAAGAGGACAAGGGGATTGCCGAAGCCGGCATCAAGTGTACAGCAAACGCTATCATCGAAGAGATCCTCACCAAGGAAGGGAATCTGCTGGAGACCCTGTGGATGACGTATGATGATCACAAGGTGGAGATAGAGCAACAGATCCAAGACAGACAGGAGATTCTGGTGGAAGTGCAGGATTCGCTGg GACTTGTGGACCGACTCTTGTCACCAGGTTCTGAATATGCGACAGGAGAATACCTTCCACAGTTGCTGAACCAACAAGAGGACGCAGCAGAATTCCTCGCTCAGTGTTCGCATTCTGACGTGCCATCATCCGTGGATTTTACCTTCATACCAAACCCGTCCTTCAAAGAGACTGTTATAGACACAAAACTCGGCGTGTTGAGACTGATCGGGCCCTCGGGGCGTTTACTTTCGCCCATACCGTCCAACAATGTCACGATAAGTTCGGGTTTATCGTTCAGATCGGTGTCTCCTTTTCCTGACACTGACTCTCCAGTACCTTCTGAAGAACCATCACAAGCTGGATTTTCACCAGGTTTGCTAAGGATTCCCGAAGTGTCTGATAATAGGAGTCTGTACTCGTCTAATAACAGAATAGATGCCTTTGGCAGAGAATCTCCCACTGTGTCACTCTCGGTGGATCGTGTCATGCTACAGAAGGTCTTGTCAACAAGACTCCATGAAGATGAGAATGTGCCATACCCATGCGGCATGGTGGTACTCGACGATAGTAATGACAGGACTGTGATCGTGGTGGTGGACTCGGATAACGAATGTGTGAAGTCATTTTATGATGAAAACGGTCAGGAGAAAAACCATCGCTTGAAGCTGGACAATGCTTCACTTTGTATCGCCAAGCTTTCCTCTGATAAAGTGGCTGTCGGTGTTCTTTCCTTTAAAATATGCATCATCAGCGTTTCGCCAGAGCTGAACATTATCTCCACGATTGATACGGAGAGCGTGTACGACTCTCTGGCCGTCCTGAAGAAGCAGGAGAAACTGTTCAGCTTTATAAACATCTCACACACCACTGTGTTCACCGCAAAGGATTCCAAAATCGAATGCTTCACATTCAAGGACGGCAAGCTGAAAAACCCGGTCAAACTTAACCCATCTTTTACGTTATCCAGAATAACCTCCCTTTGCGCGACGCCATCTGGGGACATTATCGTCTGCGATGCCAACCTGGGATCGGTTTATTGCATGAAACTGTCCGGTGACGCCCGATGGCATTACCAACAGACCGACGACTTGGATAACGGATCTCGTACCTCGGCGCCGACCAGTGTGGCGTGCGACAAGCAGGGAAACGTTTACCTGGTGAGCAAAGAGAACcacaccattgtcaaagtggctccCATGGGAGATGAAAACCAGGTCGTGGCCACAAGGCAGACCGTGCAGAGTCCAGTGGCGATCGCCATTGGCAGTAATGGACAGCTGTTCGTGTTGCAGCAAAACGGAGACCTCAAATTCATGACCATATCGTaa
- the LOC121381129 gene encoding uncharacterized protein LOC121381129 isoform X1 produces the protein MPAKCHLSYTTFFVLVFFFCPVMASTLTEDHLTCTICYSPFCEPKTLQCLHSFCHNCIQQYINHAAKVRGFPCPVCREITMPPDSMQPKCQWASQLKTDFKLKGILEAVNQIEKDFTSTGNVCLTGSDESGDDLDDRTSQLKKLISVSDQLKASVTVLREQIDKREGTLHKMEEDKGIAEAGIKCTANAIIEEILTKEGNLLETLWMTYDDHKVEIEQQIQDRQEILVEVQDSLGLVDRLLSPGSEYATGEYLPQLLNQQEDAAEFLAQCSHSDVPSSVDFTFIPNPSFKETVIDTKLGVLRLIGPSGRLLSPIPSNNVTISSGLSFRSVSPFPDTDSPVPSEEPSQAGFSPGLLRIPEVSDNRSLYSSNNRIDAFGRESPTVSLSVDRVMLQKVLSTRLHEDENVPYPCGMVVLDDSNDRTVIVVVDSDNECVKSFYDENGQEKNHRLKLDNASLCIAKLSSDKVAVGVLSFKICIISVSPELNIISTIDTESVYDSLAVLKKQEKLFSFINISHTTVFTAKDSKIECFTFKDGKLKNPVKLNPSFTLSRITSLCATPSGDIIVCDANLGSVYCMKLSGDARWHYQQTDDLDNGSRTSAPTSVACDKQGNVYLVSKENHTIVKVAPMGDENQVVATRQTVQSPVAIAIGSNGQLFVLQQNGDLKFMTIS, from the exons ATGCCCGCCAAATGCCATTTATCCTATAccacgttttttgttttggttttttttttttgtccagtGATGGCGTCGACTCTGACAGAGGATCACCTGACGTGCACGATCTGCTACAGTCCGTTCTGTGAGCCCAAGACGCTGCAGTGTCTCCACAGCTTCTGTCACAACTGCATTCAGCAGTACATCAACCACGCCGCCAAGGTGCGCGGCTTCCCGTGTCCGGTTTGCAGGGAGATCACCATGCCACCAGACTCCATGCAGCCGAAATGCCAGTGGGCCAGTCAGCTCAAGACTGACTTCAAACTGAAGGGCATTCTCGAAGCTGTAAATCAGATTGAGAAAG ACTTTACGTCCACTGGCAATGTGTGCCTGACTGGTTCAGATGAGTCTGGAGATGACCTAGATGACAGGACCAGTCAGCTGAAGAAACTGATTTCGGTATCTGACCAGCTCAAGGCATCAGTCACCGTCCTCAGAGAGCAGATAGACAAAAGAGAGGGAACTCTTCACAAAATGGAAGAGGACAAGGGGATTGCCGAAGCCGGCATCAAGTGTACAGCAAACGCTATCATCGAAGAGATCCTCACCAAGGAAGGGAATCTGCTGGAGACCCTGTGGATGACGTATGATGATCACAAGGTGGAGATAGAGCAACAGATCCAAGACAGACAGGAGATTCTGGTGGAAGTGCAGGATTCGCTGg GACTTGTGGACCGACTCTTGTCACCAGGTTCTGAATATGCGACAGGAGAATACCTTCCACAGTTGCTGAACCAACAAGAGGACGCAGCAGAATTCCTCGCTCAGTGTTCGCATTCTGACGTGCCATCATCCGTGGATTTTACCTTCATACCAAACCCGTCCTTCAAAGAGACTGTTATAGACACAAAACTCGGCGTGTTGAGACTGATCGGGCCCTCGGGGCGTTTACTTTCGCCCATACCGTCCAACAATGTCACGATAAGTTCGGGTTTATCGTTCAGATCGGTGTCTCCTTTTCCTGACACTGACTCTCCAGTACCTTCTGAAGAACCATCACAAGCTGGATTTTCACCAGGTTTGCTAAGGATTCCCGAAGTGTCTGATAATAGGAGTCTGTACTCGTCTAATAACAGAATAGATGCCTTTGGCAGAGAATCTCCCACTGTGTCACTCTCGGTGGATCGTGTCATGCTACAGAAGGTCTTGTCAACAAGACTCCATGAAGATGAGAATGTGCCATACCCATGCGGCATGGTGGTACTCGACGATAGTAATGACAGGACTGTGATCGTGGTGGTGGACTCGGATAACGAATGTGTGAAGTCATTTTATGATGAAAACGGTCAGGAGAAAAACCATCGCTTGAAGCTGGACAATGCTTCACTTTGTATCGCCAAGCTTTCCTCTGATAAAGTGGCTGTCGGTGTTCTTTCCTTTAAAATATGCATCATCAGCGTTTCGCCAGAGCTGAACATTATCTCCACGATTGATACGGAGAGCGTGTACGACTCTCTGGCCGTCCTGAAGAAGCAGGAGAAACTGTTCAGCTTTATAAACATCTCACACACCACTGTGTTCACCGCAAAGGATTCCAAAATCGAATGCTTCACATTCAAGGACGGCAAGCTGAAAAACCCGGTCAAACTTAACCCATCTTTTACGTTATCCAGAATAACCTCCCTTTGCGCGACGCCATCTGGGGACATTATCGTCTGCGATGCCAACCTGGGATCGGTTTATTGCATGAAACTGTCCGGTGACGCCCGATGGCATTACCAACAGACCGACGACTTGGATAACGGATCTCGTACCTCGGCGCCGACCAGTGTGGCGTGCGACAAGCAGGGAAACGTTTACCTGGTGAGCAAAGAGAACcacaccattgtcaaagtggctccCATGGGAGATGAAAACCAGGTCGTGGCCACAAGGCAGACCGTGCAGAGTCCAGTGGCGATCGCCATTGGCAGTAATGGACAGCTGTTCGTGTTGCAGCAAAACGGAGACCTCAAATTCATGACCATATCGTaa